Proteins co-encoded in one Kocuria flava genomic window:
- a CDS encoding TetR/AcrR family transcriptional regulator yields the protein MTNETRRGRPARLPREARRRQLLETALTVFSANGYHGSSMDDIADAAQVSKPVLYQHFPGKRELYLALVDHHLGELSSALVAALRGSEVNRERVESMLDVYFGYVEANPEAHRLIFESDLLADPEVAERFERFHGAVAEAIAAVLGPNAGLSRPHAVLVARSLTGMAQTAAVHWNRNPDTGGRAEAQRQIFRLAWGGISIIDEDWE from the coding sequence TTGACCAACGAGACCAGGAGAGGCCGCCCGGCGCGCCTGCCGCGGGAGGCCCGGCGGCGCCAGCTGCTGGAGACCGCCCTGACCGTGTTCTCCGCAAACGGCTACCACGGGTCGTCGATGGACGACATCGCCGACGCCGCGCAGGTGAGCAAGCCGGTGCTCTACCAGCACTTCCCGGGCAAGCGGGAGCTCTACCTCGCGCTCGTCGACCACCACCTCGGGGAGCTCTCCTCCGCCCTCGTGGCCGCGCTGCGCGGCAGCGAGGTCAACCGCGAGCGCGTGGAGTCGATGCTGGACGTCTACTTCGGCTACGTGGAGGCCAACCCGGAGGCGCACCGGCTGATCTTCGAGTCGGACCTGCTGGCGGACCCCGAGGTCGCGGAGCGCTTCGAGCGCTTCCACGGGGCGGTCGCGGAGGCCATCGCCGCGGTGCTGGGGCCGAACGCGGGGCTCAGCCGCCCCCACGCCGTGCTCGTCGCCCGCTCCCTGACAGGGATGGCGCAGACCGCGGCGGTGCACTGGAACCGCAACCCGGACACGGGTGGGCGGGCCGAGGCCCAGCGCCAGATCTTCCGTTTAGCTTGGGGCGGAATCTCCATCATCGACGAGGACTGGGAGTAG